One segment of Setaria viridis chromosome 4, Setaria_viridis_v4.0, whole genome shotgun sequence DNA contains the following:
- the LOC117851426 gene encoding ABC transporter G family member 4, which translates to MATTTTTVTEQPDNADPSPSSSPPPKKVSYELAARNIYYAKPVATPSSLARLVTRPCGAAPAPPDYILRDVSLTARAGEVLAVVGPSGAGKSTLLDILAARTAPTHGRLLLNSAPLRASSFRRLSAHVPQADVALTLLTVSETFAFAASLLHPGSAATAEAAVAALLADLGLAHVAHTRVSPSRLSGGERRRVSIGLALLRNPGVLLLDEPTSGLDSSSAHVVVGCLRAVAAARGTTVVLSIHQPSARLLSAVDSLLLLSRGTVLHHGSLASLDATLLSHGLVVPAQLNPLEFSLEVLDQLPHPSPSNPEPKSSTQELTSPSSESDHRKAAAAATSSLTASPSSRLHELVVLYKRAWKVVYRSKQLLLTNFLEAVLVGTLLGTIYIHAGYGEAGAHKRLGLFAFTLTFLLTSTTETLPTFVSERPIVLAETAAGLYRLSSHAAAATLVFLPYLLAVALLYSICVYFLVGLCASPGAFAAFVLVVWAVVLTANSFVLFVSSFAPDYIAGMSLVSVSLAGFFLFSGYFLSRGSMPSYWVFMHYASPYKYALDALLANEYSCAANRCFGVMGGGECSETGRDVLAEKGLTPEERWTGVQVLFGFFLLYRVLYWVVLSRRASRAKR; encoded by the coding sequence ATGGCTACTACTACCACTACCGTCACGGAACAACCGGACAATGCCGATCCGTCTCCGTCGTCGTCTCCACCGCCCAAGAAGGTCTCGTACGAGCTCGCCGCGCGGAACATCTACTACGCCAAGCCGGTGGCAACGCCGAGTTCGCTCGCGCGGCTAGTCACCAGGCCGTGCggcgcggccccggcgccgccggactACATCCTCCGCGACGTGTCGCTCACGGCCCGGGCCGGGGAGGTCCTGGCCGTTGTGGGTCCCAGCGGCGCCGGCAAGTCGACACTGCTGGACATTCTCGCCGCGCGCACCGCGCCGACGCACGGGAGGCTGCTGCTCAACTCCGCTCCGCTCCGGGCGTCGTCCTTCCGGCGGCTCTCGGCGCACGTGCCCCAGGCGGACGTCGCGCTCACCCTGCTCACCGTCTCCGAGACCTTCGCGTTCGCGGCGTCGCTGCTGCACCCGGGGTCGGCTGccacggcggaggcggcggtcgcCGCGCTCCTGGCCGACCTCGGGCTGGCGCACGTCGCGCACACGCGGGTCTCCCCCTCAAGGCtctccggcggcgagcggcggcgcgtgtCCATCGGGCTCGCCCTCCTCCGAAACCCCGGCGTGCTCCTCCTCGACGAGCCGACCTCCGGCCTCGACTCCTCGTCGGCGCACGTGGTTGTCGGCTGcctccgcgccgtcgccgccgcccggggcACGACGGTGGTGCTCTCCATCCACCAGCCGAGCGCGCGCCTCCTCTCCGCCGTGgactccctcctcctcctctcccgcggCACCGTCCTCCACCACGGCTCCCTCGCCTCCCTCGACGCCACCCTCCTCTCCCACGGCCTCGTCGTCCCGGCGCAGCTCAACCCTCTCGAGTTCTCCCTCGAGGTCCTCGACCAGCTCCCTCATCCTTCCCCCTCCAACCCTGAGCCCAAGTCGTCGACCCAAGAACTCACCTCGCCATCGTCGGAGTCGGACCACCGAaaggcagccgcggcggcgacgtcgtcgttGACTGCTTCGCCGTCGTCGAGGCTGCACGAGCTGGTGGTGCTGTACAAGAGGGCATGGAAGGTTGTGTACCGCAGCAAGCAGCTGCTGCTGACCAACTTCCTGGAAGCCGTACTCGTGGGCACACTGCTGGGGACCATCTACATCCACGCCGGCTACGGCGAGGCCGGCGCGCACAAGCGGCTGGGCCTGTTCGCCTTCACGCTGACCTTCCTGCTGACCTCGACGACGGAGACGCTGCCGACGTTCGTGTCGGAGCGGCCGATCGTGctggcggagacggcggcggggctgtaCCGGCTGTCGtcgcacgcggcggcggccacgctgGTGTTCCTCCCGTACCTCCTGGCGGTGGCGCTGCTCTACTCCATCTGCGTCTACTTCCTGGTGGGGCTCTGCGCGTCGCCGGGCGCCTTCGCGGCGTTCGTGCTCGTGGTGTGGGCGGTGGTGCTGACGGCCAACTCGTTCGTGCTGTTCGTCAGCTCCTTCGCGCCGGACTACATCGCCGGGATGTCGCTGGTGTCGGTCTCCCTCGCcggcttcttcctcttctccggcTACTTCCTGTCGCGCGGGAGCATGCCATCCTACTGGGTGTTCATGCACTACGCGTCGCCGTACAAGTACGCGCTCGACGCGCTGCTGGCCAACGAGTACTCGTGCGCGGCGAACCGGTGCTTCGGCGtcatgggcggcggcgagtgctCAGAGACGGGGCGGGACGTGCTTGCGGAGAAAGGGCTCACGCCGGAGGAGCGGTGGACCGGCGTGCAGGTGCTGttcggcttcttcctcctctaccgGGTGCTCTACTGGGTGGTGCTCAGCCGGCGAGCGTCGAGGGCCAAGAGGTGA